The Cytobacillus sp. NJ13 sequence AAGATGGGCTGGATCTGTACAAGCGCTTTATGGAAGAACTTCCAGCTGCCATCAAAGACCGTGCCCTTATCGGCTTCGAGGTAGGTGCCGGTCAAAGTGAAGCAGTTTCATTACTCCTGAAGCAGGCTTTCCCGCAGGCAAATGTAGAAACAGTCTATGACATTAACGGCAAAGACCGGATGGTTTTTGCGGAAATAGAGTAACACAGCCGCCGGAATGGCGGTTTTTTATTAGTGAGAGGCACTGCATCTGAATACTAGAAAAAATTTAATTTTAATAGTTTAAGATTCTGGCATCCTGTCCACACTGTGGATAGTGAAGGGATGGTGCCGGAAATGATGAATACCAAAACGATTGTGAAATTATATGTACTGATTTTATCCTTAGGAACGATTTTAAGTTTATATATACCGCAAACAGAAGTCACAGCTGATGAGCCAATGGTAATACCGAGCGAGGCAATCAGGTTGCGCATTCTGGCCAACAGCGATAATGAAGAAGACCAGGCGATTAAAAGGAAAGTAAGGGACGCAGTAAATGCAGAAATCACTGAGTGGGTGGCAGAGTTAACTTCAATAGAAGATGCCTGTGAACTGATCCAGTCAAGATTGCCTGAGATTCAAAAGATTGCCGAAGAAGTAGTAGCTGATGAAGGATCTGACCAGAAAGTAAATGCCGACTTTGGAAAAGTCAGCTTCCCGACGAAATTATACGGACAGTTTTTATACCCTGCAGGCGAATACGAAGCGATCTTAATTACTCTTGGCGAAGG is a genomic window containing:
- the spoIIR gene encoding stage II sporulation protein R, giving the protein MNTKTIVKLYVLILSLGTILSLYIPQTEVTADEPMVIPSEAIRLRILANSDNEEDQAIKRKVRDAVNAEITEWVAELTSIEDACELIQSRLPEIQKIAEEVVADEGSDQKVNADFGKVSFPTKLYGQFLYPAGEYEAILITLGEGKGANWWCVLFPPLCFLDFSNGVAVSEGFEEGEKKGEVKAEEIAADTDSKKETPPVYTEEDEEPVEVKFFLVEIWEKIFG